In Columba livia isolate bColLiv1 breed racing homer chromosome Z, bColLiv1.pat.W.v2, whole genome shotgun sequence, one DNA window encodes the following:
- the LOC102095034 gene encoding peptidylprolyl isomerase domain and WD repeat-containing protein 1, with protein sequence MAASESERKRREPEAAADEEDEEERWVGPLPGEAAQAKRRRVLEFEHVYLENLPCASMYERSYMHRDVITHVACTKTDFIITASHDGHVKFWKKAEEGIEFVKHFRSHLGVIESIAVSSEGALFCSVGDDKAMKVFDVVNFDMINMLKLGYHPGQCEWVYCPGDAISSVATSEKSTGKIFIYDGRGNNQPLHVFDKLHTSSLTQIRLNPVYRVVVSADKSGMIEYWTGTSQEYKFPKNVNWEYKTDTDLYEFAKCKAYPSSISFSPDGKKMATLGSDRKVRIFRFLTGKLMRVFDESLSMFTELQQMRQQLPDMEFGRRMAVERELEKVDAVRLINIIFDETGHFVLYGTMLGIKVINVETNRCIRILGKQENIRVMQLALFQGVAKKHRAAITIEMKASENPVLQSIQADPTVICTAFKKNRFYMFTKREPEDTKSADSDRDVFNEKPSKEEVMAATQAEGPKRVSDSAIIHTSMGDIHVKLFPVECPKTVENFCVHSRNGYYNGHIFHRIIKGFMIQTGDPTGTGMGGESIWGGEFEDEFHSTLRHDRPYTLSMANAGPNTNGSQFFITVVPTPWLDNKHSVFGRVTKGMEVVQRISNVKVNPKTDKPYEDISIINITVK encoded by the exons ATGGCGGCCTCGGAGTCGGAGCGCAAGCGGCGGGAGCCCGAGGCAGCGGCGGacgaggaggatgaggaggagcgCTGGGTCGGGCCGCTCCCGGGGGAGGCCGCGCAGGCGAAAAGGAGGAGAG tCCTTGAATTTGAACACGTTTATCTGGAAAATCTACCATGTGCTTCGATGTACGAACGCAGTTACATGCACAGAGATGTCATTACACATGTAGCATGTACTAA GACAGATTTTATCATCACAGCCAGTCATGATGGGCATgtaaaattctggaaaaaagcagaagaaggGATTGAGTTTGTTAAACACTTCCGGAGTCACCTGG GTGTTATTGAGAGTATCGCGGTTAGTTCAGAGGGGGCATTATTCTGTTCGGTTGGAGATGACAAAGCAATGAAAGTGTTTGATGTAGTCAACTTTGATATGATCAACATGCTGAAACTTGG CTACCACCCTGGCCAGTGTGAATGGGTGTATTGCCCTGGAGATGCCATATCTTCTGTTGCCACATCTGAGAAgagcacaggaaaaatattcatATACGATGGACGAGGGAATAACCAGCCACTTCACGTTTTTGATAAACTCCACACATCCTCTCTTACTCAGATACGATTGAACCCTGTCTACAGAGTAGTAGTGTCTGCTGACAAATCTGGAATGATCGAGTACTGGACTGGAACTTCTCAGGAATATAAATTTCCCAAGAACGTGAATTGGGAGTATAAAACAGATACCGATCTATATGAATTTGCTAAATGCAAGGCTTACCCATCCAGTATAAGTTTTTCACCCGATGGCAAGAAAATGGCGACTCTTGGGTCTGACAGGAAAGTTAGAATTTTCCGTTTTTTGACAGGGAAGCTCATGAGAGTCTTTGATGAATCTTTGAGT atGTTTACTGAACTTCAGCAGATGAGACAGCAACTACCAGACATGGAGTTTGGCCGACGTATGGCGGTTGAACGTGAGCTGGAGAAAGTGGATGCAGTAAGATTAATCAATATTATTTTTGACGAAACTGGACACTTCGTTCTCTATGGAACAATGTTGGGCATTAAGGTCATAAATGTAGAGACTAACAG GTGTATTCGTATCttgggaaaacaagaaaacatcaGAGTGATGCAACTAGCTTTGTTCCAAGGAGTAGCAAAAAAACATCGTGCTGCCATCACTATAGAGATGAAGGCATCTGAAAATCCTGTTCTCCAGAGTATCCAGGCAGATCCAACAGTAATCtgcacagcttttaaaaagaacaggTTTTACATG TTTACTAAACGTGAACCAGAAGATACAAAGAGTGCAGATTCTGACAGAGATGTATTTAATGAGAAGCCTTCTAAAGAAGAGGTCATGGCAGCTACTCAAGCAGAAGGTCCCAAAAGAGTTTCAGACAGCGCCATCATCCACACAAGCATGGGAGATATTCATGTCAAGCTTTTTCCCGTTGA GTGCCCCAAAACAGTGGAAAACTTCTGtgtgcacagcagaaatggTTATTACAACGGACACATATTTCACCGTATCATCAAG GGTTTCATGATTCAGACTGGTGACCCAACTGGTACAGGAATGGGCGGTGAAAGTATTTGGGGAGGAGAGTTTGAAGATGAGTTTCATTCAACTTTACGGCATGACAGACCATACACGCTCAGCATGGCCAACGCAGGACCAAATACCAATGGATCCCAGTTTTTTATAACAGTAGTTCCAACT CCATGGCTGGACAACAAGCACAGTGTGTTTGGACGGGTGACTAAAGGAATGGAAGTTGTTCAAAGAATCTCAAATGTAAAAGTCAATCCCAAAACGGACAAACCCTATGAGGATATCAGCATCATTAATATCACAGTGAAGTAA